Proteins from a genomic interval of Gadus morhua chromosome 19, gadMor3.0, whole genome shotgun sequence:
- the btg1 gene encoding protein BTG1, whose product MHTLYARGTMKAEITAAVGFLSRFLRIKGHVNDRQLQTFSQSLQDILNEQYKHHWFPDRPCKGSGYRCIRINHKMDPLVGQAGQRIGLTIQQLYLLLPSELTLWVDPYEVSYRIGEDGSICVLYESTPVVTVPPPVSVTVAPSGGGPSGPMLDSHISCKEELMVMGRTSPSKAYNMMTVSS is encoded by the exons ATGCATACCCTTTACGCCAGAGGAACGATGAAAGCTGAGATCACCGCGGCCGTCGGATTTCTGTCCAGGTTCCTGCGGATAAAAGGACACGTAAACGACCGACAACTCCAGACATTCAGCCAAAGTTTACAGGATATTTTGAATG AGCAGTACAAGCACCACTGGTTCCCAGACAGGCCCTGCAAGGGTTCGGGCTACCGCTGCATCCGCATCAACCACAAGATGGACCCCCTGGTAGGGCAGGCAGGCCAGCGCATCGGCCTGACCATCCAGCAGCTGTACCTCCTCCTGCCCAGCGAGCTCACTCTCTGGGTGGACCCGTACGAGGTGTCCTACCGCATCGGCGAGGACGGCTCCATCTGCGTCCTGTACGAGTCCACGCCGGTGGTGACCGTGCCGCCGCCGGTGTCCGTCACGGTGGCCCCCTCGGGGGGCGGCCCGTCCGGCCCCATGCTGGACAGCCACATCAGCTGCAAGGAGGAACTGATGGTGATGGGCCGGACCAGCCCCTCCAAAGCCTACAACATGATGACTGTGTCCAGTTAG